In Shinella sp. XGS7, a single genomic region encodes these proteins:
- a CDS encoding cupin domain-containing protein — MPQPPILNLNEVPLTPRPAEFAPEGPAAEQFALSSAPLGRQLGARKLGYSLCAVPPGKAAYPFHSHRENEEMFLVLRGRGELRLGEAVHALREGDVVACPPGGPETAHQIRNTGEEELRYLAVSTRLSPEICDYPDSGKFGVYADLGQGPDGQPAYFYFMGREAQMLDYWAGEGGNPG, encoded by the coding sequence ATGCCCCAGCCTCCCATCCTGAATCTCAACGAGGTGCCGCTCACGCCGCGGCCGGCCGAGTTCGCGCCCGAGGGGCCGGCGGCCGAGCAGTTCGCCCTGAGCAGCGCGCCCCTGGGCCGCCAGCTGGGTGCGCGCAAGCTGGGCTACAGCCTGTGCGCCGTGCCGCCGGGCAAGGCGGCCTATCCCTTCCACAGCCACCGCGAGAACGAGGAGATGTTCCTGGTGCTGCGCGGCCGTGGTGAGCTGCGCCTTGGCGAGGCGGTGCATGCGCTGCGCGAGGGCGATGTCGTGGCCTGTCCGCCGGGCGGCCCCGAGACGGCCCACCAGATCCGCAACACCGGGGAGGAGGAACTGCGCTATCTGGCCGTCAGCACCCGGCTCAGCCCGGAGATCTGCGACTACCCGGACAGCGGCAAGTTCGGCGTCTACGCCGATCTGGGCCAGGGCCCGGACGGGCAGCCCGCCTACTTCTACTTCATGGGCCGTGAGGCGCAGATGCTGGACTACTGGGCCGGCGAGGGCGGCAACCCGGGCTGA
- a CDS encoding radical SAM protein has translation MSAATPPRVLSLIPPMTQLNTPYPSTAYLTGFLRSRGVPAVQEDLALGLVLRLLSRPGLARLREVAEALPPQRHSRQVQHFLAEYPRYEASIERVIAFLQGQDPTLAHRINTRGLLPEGARFATLDTYLGHEEGEDPLAWAFGALGLQDRARHLATLYLNDLADVLRDAVDERFEFVRYAEKLATAQPTFEPLAQALAAPPNLVDQTLHALTLEALERHQPQLVLLSVPFPGAVYAALRIAQSIKAANPAVVTVLGGGFVNTELRELREPRLFDHIDYITLDAGERPLLALLEHCQGQRSRQRLVRTFVREDGEVRYINFGGEPDIPFDEVGTPTWDGLPLDRYLSLLDMLNPMNRLWSDGRWNKLTVAHGCYWKKCSFCDVSLDYISRYEAASAEVLVDRIEAIVAETGQTGFHFVDEAAPPKALKALAQELQRRGTAISWWGNIRFEKTFTPELCQQLADSGCIAISGGLEVASDRLLALMKKGVSVDQVARVTKGFADAGILVHAYLMYGFPTQTVQDTVDALEYVRQLFLNGCIHSGFFHRFACTVHSPVGKNPEAYGVQLLPLPDSPFAKNDVGFVDPTGVDHDALGRALKKAIYNFMHGIGLDEDVRRWFDIRVPKPTVNKHRIAKALAGRD, from the coding sequence ATGTCCGCCGCCACGCCGCCGCGCGTGCTCAGCCTCATCCCGCCGATGACGCAGCTGAACACGCCCTATCCCTCCACCGCCTATCTGACCGGCTTTCTGCGCTCGCGCGGCGTGCCGGCGGTGCAGGAGGATCTGGCCCTGGGCCTGGTGCTGCGCCTGCTCTCGCGCCCCGGCCTGGCCCGGCTGCGCGAGGTGGCCGAGGCCCTGCCGCCGCAGCGCCACAGCCGCCAGGTGCAGCACTTCCTGGCCGAGTACCCGCGCTATGAGGCCAGCATCGAGCGGGTGATCGCCTTCTTGCAGGGCCAGGACCCCACCCTGGCCCACCGCATCAACACCCGCGGCCTGCTGCCCGAGGGCGCGCGCTTCGCCACGTTGGACACTTACCTGGGCCATGAGGAGGGCGAGGACCCGCTGGCCTGGGCCTTTGGCGCCCTGGGTCTGCAGGACCGGGCGCGGCATCTGGCCACGCTCTATCTGAACGATCTGGCCGATGTGCTGCGCGATGCCGTGGACGAACGCTTCGAGTTCGTGCGCTATGCCGAGAAGCTGGCCACGGCCCAGCCCACCTTCGAGCCCCTGGCCCAGGCCCTGGCGGCGCCGCCCAATCTGGTGGACCAGACCCTGCACGCGCTCACGCTGGAAGCCCTGGAGCGCCACCAGCCGCAGCTGGTGCTGCTGTCGGTGCCCTTCCCCGGCGCTGTGTATGCGGCCCTGCGCATTGCGCAGAGCATCAAGGCGGCGAACCCGGCCGTGGTGACGGTGCTGGGCGGCGGCTTCGTGAACACCGAGCTGCGCGAGCTGCGGGAGCCGCGGCTCTTCGACCACATCGACTACATCACCCTGGATGCCGGCGAGCGCCCCCTGCTGGCCCTGCTGGAGCACTGCCAAGGTCAGCGCTCACGCCAGCGCCTGGTGCGCACCTTTGTGCGCGAGGACGGCGAGGTCCGCTACATCAACTTCGGCGGCGAGCCCGACATTCCGTTCGATGAGGTGGGCACGCCCACCTGGGACGGTCTGCCGCTGGACCGCTACCTCTCCCTGCTGGACATGCTCAACCCCATGAACCGGCTGTGGAGCGACGGGCGCTGGAACAAGCTCACCGTGGCGCATGGCTGCTACTGGAAGAAATGCAGCTTCTGCGATGTCTCGCTGGACTACATCTCGCGCTACGAGGCCGCCTCGGCCGAGGTGCTGGTGGACCGCATCGAGGCCATCGTGGCCGAGACGGGACAGACGGGCTTTCACTTCGTGGACGAGGCCGCGCCGCCCAAGGCGCTCAAGGCCCTGGCCCAGGAGCTGCAGCGCCGCGGCACGGCCATCAGCTGGTGGGGCAATATCCGCTTCGAGAAGACCTTCACGCCCGAGCTGTGCCAGCAGCTGGCCGACAGCGGCTGCATCGCCATCTCGGGCGGGCTGGAGGTGGCCTCGGACCGCCTGCTGGCCCTGATGAAGAAGGGCGTGTCGGTGGACCAGGTGGCGCGCGTGACCAAGGGCTTTGCCGATGCCGGCATCCTGGTGCACGCCTATCTGATGTATGGCTTCCCCACGCAGACGGTGCAGGACACGGTGGACGCGCTGGAATACGTGCGCCAGCTCTTCCTGAACGGCTGCATCCACAGCGGCTTCTTCCACCGCTTCGCCTGCACCGTCCACTCACCGGTGGGCAAGAACCCCGAGGCATACGGGGTGCAGCTGCTGCCCCTGCCCGACAGCCCCTTCGCCAAGAACGATGTGGGCTTTGTGGACCCCACCGGCGTGGACCACGACGCCCTGGGCCGCGCGCTCAAGAAGGCCATCTACAACTTCATGCATGGCATCGGCCTGGACGAGGACGTGCGCCGCTGGTTCGACATCCGCGTGCCCAAGCCCACGGTCAACAAGCACCGGATTGCGAAGGCGCTGGCGGGGCGGGACTGA
- a CDS encoding glutathione S-transferase family protein, with protein sequence MELIGMLDSPYVRRVAVALQLLDLPFTHRSVSVFRGIAEFRQINPVVKAPTLVCDDGTVLMDSTLILLHAEALAGRRLSQPADAQAMRLTGLALAACEKSVQIVYEHHVRPAEKLHEPWLARVSEQMRTAYRLLDAELAGRPQQLDDAGLTAAVVWHFSQQMHQGTDLLPAAAHPNLSALSAWAEAQPAFRAAPHGEGVYPVTAG encoded by the coding sequence ATGGAACTGATCGGCATGCTGGATTCGCCCTATGTGCGTCGCGTGGCGGTGGCGCTGCAGCTGCTGGACCTGCCCTTCACGCACCGCTCGGTCTCGGTGTTTCGCGGCATCGCGGAGTTCCGGCAGATCAATCCGGTGGTGAAGGCGCCCACCCTGGTCTGCGACGACGGCACGGTGCTGATGGATTCCACCCTGATCCTGCTGCATGCCGAGGCCCTGGCCGGGCGGCGGCTGTCCCAGCCGGCCGATGCGCAGGCCATGCGCCTGACGGGCCTGGCCCTGGCGGCCTGCGAGAAGAGCGTGCAGATCGTCTACGAGCACCATGTGCGCCCGGCCGAGAAGCTGCACGAGCCCTGGCTGGCGCGGGTGAGCGAGCAGATGCGCACGGCCTACCGTCTGCTGGACGCCGAGCTGGCCGGCCGCCCGCAGCAGCTGGACGATGCGGGCCTGACGGCCGCGGTGGTCTGGCACTTCAGCCAGCAGATGCATCAGGGCACGGACCTGCTGCCGGCGGCCGCGCACCCGAACCTGAGCGCGCTCTCGGCCTGGGCCGAGGCTCAGCCGGCCTTCCGCGCCGCGCCGCATGGCGAGGGCGTGTATCCGGTGACGGCGGGCTGA
- a CDS encoding aldo/keto reductase, whose translation MQYRSLGRKSPLQVSALCLGTMMFADQTALAEARSIVDHAAEHGVNFIDTADVYSLGGSERMVGELLQGRRHDWVLASKLGNKMSDRPNERGYSRAWVQRECEASLQRLGTDHIDLYYLHRDYLGLDLEEPLRAIAALIEQGKIRYWGLSNFRGFRIAEAVQLARALNMPAPVACQPYYNLLNRQPEVEILAACDHFGLGVVPYSPIARGVLSGKYAPGAQPGEGSRAGRGDKRILETEFRAESLQIAQTLKAHCEATGGRSLAHFATAWVLAHRAVSAVIAGPRTLAQWTDYFGALDLTISAEDEALVDRLVPPGHPSTPGYLDPAYPIEARRG comes from the coding sequence ATGCAATACCGTTCCCTGGGCCGCAAGAGCCCGCTGCAGGTCTCGGCCCTGTGCCTGGGCACCATGATGTTTGCCGACCAGACCGCGCTGGCCGAGGCCCGGTCCATCGTGGACCATGCGGCCGAGCATGGCGTGAACTTCATCGACACCGCCGATGTCTACTCCCTGGGCGGCAGCGAGCGCATGGTGGGCGAGCTGCTCCAGGGCCGGCGCCACGACTGGGTGCTGGCCAGCAAGCTGGGCAACAAGATGTCAGATCGCCCCAATGAGCGCGGCTACTCGCGCGCCTGGGTGCAGCGCGAATGCGAGGCCAGCCTGCAGCGCCTGGGCACCGATCACATCGACCTGTACTACCTGCACCGCGACTACCTGGGCCTGGACCTGGAGGAGCCGCTGCGTGCCATCGCGGCGCTCATCGAGCAGGGCAAGATCCGCTACTGGGGCCTGTCCAACTTTCGCGGCTTTCGCATTGCCGAGGCGGTGCAGCTGGCGCGCGCGCTCAATATGCCCGCGCCGGTGGCCTGCCAGCCCTACTACAACCTGCTCAACCGCCAGCCCGAGGTGGAGATCCTGGCCGCCTGCGATCACTTCGGCCTGGGCGTGGTGCCCTACAGCCCCATCGCCCGCGGCGTGCTCTCGGGCAAGTACGCGCCCGGCGCCCAGCCGGGCGAGGGCAGCCGTGCCGGCCGTGGCGACAAGCGGATTCTGGAAACCGAGTTCCGCGCAGAGTCGCTGCAGATCGCGCAGACCCTCAAGGCCCATTGCGAAGCCACCGGCGGCCGCAGCCTGGCCCACTTCGCCACCGCCTGGGTGCTGGCGCACCGCGCCGTGAGCGCCGTCATCGCCGGCCCGCGCACCCTGGCCCAGTGGACCGACTACTTCGGCGCGCTGGACCTCACGATCAGCGCCGAGGACGAAGCCCTGGTGGACCGCCTGGTGCCGCCGGGGCATCCCTCCACGCCGGGGTATCTGGATCCGGCGTATCCGATTGAAGCGAGGCGGGGGTGA
- a CDS encoding DUF2971 domain-containing protein codes for MYFASPSGFNDPYDCAVSPSVKEPSDSDVERIRRYYLAKDGLPDQVRTQFLHLDVAGLRILLLRQGQGVLEQAVSDFLSKRGVTCFSERNDSLLMWAHYGGRFKGFCLEFRSDHPPLTKARKVLYTDEMPQVDILPLLCTDDEDSSAVLDLYCTKALDWQYEKEWRCIHDEAGTLYTYPAQALTGIYVGPDAAFASFEILALIAMNQNPEVQLWQGRRSKSDFSVVFEPVTYTPHLEAKRLGLLSGDA; via the coding sequence GTGTACTTCGCTTCGCCGAGCGGATTCAATGATCCCTACGACTGCGCGGTGTCACCAAGTGTCAAGGAACCAAGTGACAGTGATGTCGAGCGCATTCGCAGGTACTACCTCGCAAAAGATGGCCTTCCGGACCAGGTGCGGACTCAGTTTTTGCACCTCGATGTAGCCGGTCTGCGCATCCTGCTACTACGCCAGGGTCAAGGCGTCTTGGAGCAAGCAGTCAGCGACTTTCTATCAAAACGGGGCGTAACCTGCTTCTCTGAGCGGAACGACAGCCTCCTGATGTGGGCTCACTATGGCGGACGCTTCAAAGGCTTCTGCTTGGAGTTCCGTAGCGACCACCCGCCACTAACCAAGGCTCGGAAAGTTCTGTACACCGATGAGATGCCGCAGGTCGACATCCTTCCGCTGCTGTGTACCGACGACGAGGACTCGAGCGCGGTACTAGACCTCTACTGCACTAAAGCACTCGACTGGCAGTACGAAAAGGAGTGGCGCTGCATCCACGATGAGGCGGGCACCCTCTACACATACCCGGCCCAGGCACTTACTGGGATCTATGTGGGGCCCGACGCAGCCTTCGCATCGTTCGAGATCTTGGCTCTCATCGCCATGAACCAGAACCCGGAAGTTCAACTTTGGCAAGGTCGCCGTAGCAAGTCAGACTTCTCTGTTGTGTTCGAACCGGTCACTTACACGCCTCATCTTGAAGCGAAGCGTCTTGGATTGCTGTCAGGCGACGCCTAA